A portion of the Elusimicrobiota bacterium genome contains these proteins:
- the ispE gene encoding 4-diphosphocytidyl-2-C-methyl-D-erythritol kinase produces MILRARAKINLHLDVGSRRQDGFHSLKTLFQEISLHDTLEVSVMPQEILLSVEPKGLPTNSDNLVVRALEALRKKLGTTQGMRVHLKKRIPMGAGLGGGSSDAAAALWGGWLLWKSKSPHKKPKRIPQVLVSLARQLGADVPFFLKGGTAWAGGIGEKLKSVKTPRRRWLVLVYPKVHVSTPEAYRLLDEYRKKKSRPKPVSAEKYFNSFEPVIFEKYPEIARAKDILKSLGCTIVMMSGSGSTVFGFVKTRALGQRVIRKLSRRRWDCFLCHT; encoded by the coding sequence GTGATCCTCCGCGCCCGCGCCAAAATTAATCTACACCTCGATGTGGGTTCCCGTCGCCAGGATGGGTTTCATTCCTTGAAAACATTGTTTCAGGAAATTTCTCTTCATGATACTTTGGAAGTTTCCGTGATGCCGCAGGAGATTCTTTTATCAGTTGAACCCAAAGGCCTGCCTACCAACAGCGATAATTTGGTGGTTCGCGCGCTGGAGGCGTTGCGAAAAAAATTAGGAACCACTCAAGGGATGCGGGTTCATTTAAAAAAACGGATTCCCATGGGCGCTGGGCTGGGTGGGGGGTCCTCGGATGCGGCGGCGGCTTTGTGGGGGGGGTGGCTTTTATGGAAATCCAAGAGCCCGCACAAAAAACCGAAGCGGATTCCCCAGGTTTTGGTCTCATTGGCCCGCCAATTGGGGGCGGACGTGCCCTTTTTTCTAAAAGGCGGAACGGCCTGGGCAGGTGGAATTGGTGAAAAACTCAAGTCCGTCAAAACTCCGCGCCGCCGATGGCTTGTTCTGGTTTATCCAAAAGTGCATGTTTCGACCCCCGAGGCCTATCGGTTGTTGGATGAGTACAGGAAAAAGAAATCGAGGCCCAAACCGGTTTCAGCGGAGAAATATTTCAATTCGTTTGAACCTGTCATCTTTGAAAAATATCCAGAAATCGCTCGAGCAAAAGATATTTTGAAATCTTTGGGATGCACCATTGTGATGATGTCGGGGTCCGGATCAACGGTTTTTGGTTTTGTGAAAACCAGAGCTCTGGGACAGCGGGTGATCAGGA
- the lapB gene encoding Lipopolysaccharide assembly protein B, protein MNMNKSFIYGQVLAALLWIGPAFSLLNAAQTGQSGNAYQAYLKAMLLESQGNFMAAQEEIENALALAPESAYLHRTAAELSFRLGQATKARDQIERALELDSKDVRSLIISGQVHWTLGDSDKAIERLKKAVSLDPDEAEALISLAGALTPRDPQEAIKLYKSFLERHPNSTEIQERLAQIYQATNELDKAKNTWTEVLSHVPNSVRAHLALAQIAEINFDTATAISHYEGVLSQDPTNLPLLLRVGELRYRSDDMAKATEAFSKAQAIAPTSPGANFWLALLAENRGDWAEAIRHLNNVPESGQEPGVLLRLSYYYSQSGQKKEAVKTLKRLSAMDPSNTDFLNYLAAAYEQDNQTQQAEQTLRRVIELDPNDPDAHFRLGALYDRSGRFPKAVEEMRAAIRLKPDFDMALNYLGYSFADKNMNLDEAEQLVMDAMALEPDNPAYLDSMGWVYYRQGKYEKAKDFLTEAASRVRDATIFDHYGDVLFSLNQKAEAVQAWEQAIRINPKFPHLRSKIKKGLSQLSSSEKADLYMKRVFTYFEDMQSIKGLIRVSVCEKSPCVRSPAQFEYVKNDRLKVEIPGPLSGPVMQLIKKSGMPAQYGALHPQFQTVEFYVTSAFDRFESLISAEVFRVHKGSGSILSAVEKSKKLEVTASQAKFWFDLKTGRLLEFSWDNGETVEYIDLGKYDPFIPRHMIQSVEWRINEPSFKIKIEFLDPVVTLQDSELDP, encoded by the coding sequence ATGAATATGAATAAAAGCTTTATTTATGGGCAGGTCCTTGCGGCTCTCCTATGGATTGGACCCGCATTTTCCTTGCTCAACGCGGCTCAAACAGGGCAATCAGGGAATGCGTACCAAGCCTATTTGAAAGCCATGTTGCTTGAGAGCCAAGGTAATTTTATGGCGGCCCAAGAGGAGATAGAAAACGCGCTTGCGTTGGCCCCTGAGAGCGCTTATTTGCATCGGACCGCCGCGGAGTTGTCGTTTCGTTTGGGGCAAGCGACCAAAGCCCGCGACCAAATAGAACGCGCCCTTGAATTGGACTCCAAAGATGTTCGGTCCCTGATTATTTCGGGGCAGGTTCATTGGACTTTGGGTGATTCCGATAAAGCCATTGAACGGCTTAAAAAAGCGGTTTCCCTTGACCCAGATGAAGCGGAAGCTCTTATCAGCTTGGCAGGCGCGCTGACGCCGCGGGACCCTCAAGAAGCCATCAAACTTTACAAGTCATTTTTAGAGCGACATCCCAATTCAACAGAAATTCAAGAGAGATTGGCGCAGATTTATCAGGCCACCAATGAACTCGACAAAGCCAAAAACACTTGGACGGAGGTTTTGTCCCATGTCCCCAATTCGGTGAGAGCTCATTTGGCGCTCGCTCAAATCGCAGAAATCAATTTTGATACCGCCACGGCCATCTCGCACTATGAAGGCGTCTTGAGTCAGGATCCGACCAATTTGCCGCTCCTATTGCGGGTGGGCGAATTAAGGTACCGAAGTGATGATATGGCCAAAGCGACCGAGGCTTTTTCCAAAGCACAGGCGATTGCCCCCACCAGTCCAGGCGCCAATTTTTGGCTGGCCCTTTTGGCTGAAAACCGGGGGGACTGGGCAGAAGCCATTCGTCATCTCAACAATGTTCCAGAAAGTGGCCAAGAGCCGGGGGTGCTTTTGCGTCTCTCCTATTATTATTCTCAATCCGGGCAGAAGAAAGAAGCGGTAAAAACTCTTAAACGCCTCTCGGCCATGGATCCATCCAATACCGATTTCTTGAATTATCTGGCGGCCGCTTATGAACAGGACAATCAAACCCAACAGGCGGAACAGACCTTAAGGCGCGTGATTGAATTGGATCCCAATGATCCGGACGCTCATTTTAGATTGGGAGCTCTCTATGATCGTTCCGGGCGATTTCCAAAAGCCGTTGAAGAAATGCGCGCCGCCATCCGTTTAAAGCCTGATTTCGATATGGCCCTCAATTATTTGGGTTACAGTTTCGCTGATAAGAATATGAATTTGGATGAGGCCGAACAGTTGGTGATGGACGCCATGGCGCTTGAGCCGGACAATCCGGCCTATTTGGACTCCATGGGGTGGGTTTATTATCGGCAAGGGAAATATGAGAAAGCCAAAGATTTTCTAACGGAAGCGGCAAGTCGCGTGCGCGATGCCACTATTTTTGATCATTATGGCGATGTCTTGTTCTCTTTAAATCAAAAAGCTGAAGCCGTCCAAGCTTGGGAGCAGGCCATACGGATTAATCCCAAATTTCCCCATTTACGCTCCAAAATAAAAAAGGGGTTAAGCCAATTGTCTTCTTCAGAAAAAGCCGATCTGTACATGAAACGGGTGTTCACTTATTTTGAAGACATGCAATCCATTAAGGGGCTGATTCGCGTGAGCGTGTGTGAAAAATCTCCGTGCGTTCGTTCTCCCGCCCAATTTGAATATGTCAAAAATGACCGGCTCAAGGTTGAAATCCCGGGTCCGCTCTCAGGGCCGGTGATGCAGTTGATAAAAAAATCCGGAATGCCCGCTCAATATGGGGCCTTGCATCCGCAATTCCAAACCGTTGAATTCTATGTCACGAGCGCGTTTGACCGTTTTGAATCGCTTATTTCAGCGGAGGTTTTCCGTGTTCATAAGGGAAGCGGATCAATCTTAAGCGCAGTTGAAAAATCGAAGAAGTTAGAAGTGACAGCTTCTCAGGCGAAGTTTTGGTTTGATTTAAAAACAGGGCGCCTTCTTGAGTTTTCATGGGACAATGGTGAAACAGTGGAATACATCGATCTGGGAAAATATGATCCGTTTATTCCGCGGCACATGATTCAATCGGTGGAGTGGCGTATTAACGAACCCTCCTTCAAAATAAAGATTGAGTTTTTAGACCCGGTGGTCACGCTGCAGGATTCGGAATTAGATCCTTAG
- the tsaE gene encoding tRNA threonylcarbamoyladenosine biosynthesis protein TsaE, with protein sequence MALGAQLAKRLSLGDVVLLSGNLGAGKTTFVQGLTRALGVREATLSPTFVMAQSLKGKFPIHHLDFYRLQVKEILALGLQEYLTGSGEIPQGLVLIEWPERAKKLWPKERLDISFRIEAGSKKRKIIFKPRGEHFEHLFVD encoded by the coding sequence ATGGCCTTGGGCGCCCAATTGGCCAAACGGCTTTCTTTGGGAGATGTGGTTTTGCTTTCTGGAAATTTAGGGGCTGGAAAAACCACCTTCGTGCAAGGTTTAACAAGGGCGCTTGGGGTTCGCGAAGCAACCCTCAGCCCCACGTTCGTGATGGCGCAGTCTTTGAAAGGAAAGTTCCCCATTCATCATTTGGATTTCTACCGGCTTCAAGTGAAAGAAATATTGGCCCTGGGTCTTCAAGAATATTTAACCGGAAGCGGTGAAATTCCCCAAGGATTGGTGCTAATCGAATGGCCTGAAAGAGCCAAAAAATTGTGGCCCAAAGAGCGATTGGATATTTCATTTCGTATTGAGGCGGGATCAAAAAAAAGAAAAATTATTTTTAAGCCACGCGGAGAACATTTTGAACATTTGTTTGTCGATTGA
- the thiL gene encoding Thiamine-monophosphate kinase, with translation MRNPVPKNNSSQRLGAVGEWGLIKKILSLPPLFPRSMRVPPGDDAVVLNNAGQSVLSIDGLTEGTHFKLNWTPRLQAWTDFSLGRGLGWKLMGSSLSDLAAMGFTHHRWAMIFLGAPASTPIPFLSELQRGIREAARKYQCTLAGGDTVRAQQLTLVAAVGGDSQGRRLLKRHGARVGDLICIAGSVGDATVGLRLLENKIRIPSRVDRAYFIKRFFKVDPLFEIGRYLSNERGVTSAMDLSDALKDTVDIWAQASRVGARLQIEKIPVSLAYKRWMKVDPSLLSGGEDYSLFFTLHPAALPRLRKKLSFSVVGFVTSQKKGIVYTWLGNPIKPHASFQHFS, from the coding sequence ATGCGCAACCCGGTTCCAAAGAATAATTCCTCTCAGAGGCTGGGGGCGGTTGGAGAGTGGGGACTTATCAAAAAGATTCTTTCTCTTCCTCCCCTGTTCCCCCGGTCCATGCGAGTGCCTCCAGGAGACGACGCGGTTGTTTTGAACAATGCGGGACAATCGGTTCTTTCCATTGATGGTTTAACCGAAGGGACCCATTTCAAATTAAACTGGACCCCTCGTCTCCAGGCTTGGACTGATTTTTCATTGGGACGGGGTTTGGGTTGGAAACTCATGGGCAGTTCTCTCTCCGATTTGGCCGCGATGGGGTTCACCCATCACCGTTGGGCCATGATTTTTCTGGGAGCCCCGGCCTCCACGCCCATTCCATTCCTCTCTGAACTTCAACGGGGCATTCGTGAGGCGGCACGGAAATATCAATGCACATTGGCCGGCGGCGACACAGTTCGGGCTCAACAACTCACATTGGTTGCTGCGGTGGGAGGGGACTCTCAGGGGCGCCGTCTCCTCAAACGACACGGGGCTCGGGTGGGAGATTTAATTTGTATCGCGGGATCTGTGGGAGACGCCACCGTGGGCCTTCGATTGCTCGAAAATAAAATTCGAATTCCGTCGAGAGTGGATCGCGCTTATTTCATCAAACGGTTTTTCAAAGTGGACCCTCTTTTTGAGATTGGCCGATATCTCTCCAATGAACGCGGCGTGACGAGTGCCATGGATTTGTCCGACGCGCTCAAAGATACTGTCGACATCTGGGCCCAAGCCTCCCGAGTTGGCGCTCGCCTTCAAATTGAAAAGATTCCCGTGTCCTTGGCCTATAAACGTTGGATGAAGGTGGACCCTTCTTTGCTTTCCGGCGGAGAGGATTATTCACTTTTTTTTACGCTGCATCCCGCTGCTTTGCCGCGTTTACGCAAGAAACTCTCTTTTTCGGTGGTGGGGTTTGTGACATCTCAAAAGAAGGGGATCGTCTATACCTGGTTGGGAAACCCCATCAAGCCGCACGCGTCCTTCCAACATTTTTCATGA
- the nnr_2 gene encoding Bifunctional NAD(P)H-hydrate repair enzyme Nnr has product MTSLITRAIARRWLKRRAKDAHKGTSGRVLVVAGSKGMVGAAVLCATAAMRSGAGLVKLATVKSQQRVAVGRAPLEITTLGLPEDAQGRMASSAWTVLKKTILHWRPQVVALGPGLGESAAVRRLVKRILGSPSISVVVDADGFRALLMMKRSQIRARLIMTPHEGEMARLMKVTSAQVKARREYFAREAAKKFGGICVLKGPGTLVTDGRLVWKNTTGNPGMASGGMGDVLTGMLAALWAPGDLTAEKAAAMGVYLHGLAGDLALKKKSERSLLASDLISSIPKAFEKVWRDL; this is encoded by the coding sequence GTGACCTCTTTAATAACACGGGCAATTGCCCGCCGATGGTTGAAGCGTCGCGCCAAAGACGCCCACAAAGGAACCAGTGGGCGAGTGTTGGTGGTGGCCGGGTCGAAAGGAATGGTGGGGGCCGCGGTTCTTTGCGCCACGGCCGCGATGAGGTCAGGCGCGGGACTGGTCAAGTTGGCCACCGTCAAAAGTCAACAACGGGTCGCTGTTGGGCGAGCCCCTCTTGAAATCACAACCCTGGGATTGCCGGAAGACGCGCAAGGACGGATGGCGTCTTCGGCTTGGACTGTGCTCAAAAAGACAATTCTCCATTGGAGGCCTCAAGTGGTGGCCCTGGGGCCGGGGTTGGGAGAATCCGCCGCTGTTAGAAGATTGGTCAAGCGAATTTTGGGAAGTCCTTCAATATCGGTGGTTGTGGATGCCGATGGATTCCGAGCGTTATTAATGATGAAAAGAAGCCAAATCCGAGCCCGATTGATTATGACTCCTCATGAAGGGGAAATGGCGCGACTGATGAAGGTGACTTCGGCCCAGGTCAAGGCACGCCGCGAATATTTTGCTCGTGAAGCGGCCAAAAAATTTGGCGGGATCTGTGTGTTGAAAGGGCCGGGAACTCTTGTGACGGACGGGCGGTTGGTTTGGAAAAATACAACGGGAAACCCCGGCATGGCTTCGGGAGGGATGGGGGACGTGTTGACTGGAATGTTGGCGGCGCTTTGGGCTCCTGGGGATTTAACGGCTGAAAAGGCCGCCGCCATGGGAGTTTACCTTCATGGATTGGCAGGTGACTTGGCTTTAAAGAAAAAATCGGAGAGAAGTTTGCTGGCGTCGGATTTAATTTCATCGATACCAAAGGCTTTTGAAAAAGTGTGGAGGGATTTATGA
- the acpS gene encoding Holo-[acyl-carrier-protein] synthase translates to MSSLGVDIEEVQRFKTLIRNSRFMERVYTPQERAYCRSKKNKLEHYAVRFAAKEAVWKALSDQLIKMKVVLGHRDIGVENDTSGKPRARLPKKLSKLEKKISLSLSHTRSTVVAVALFQNK, encoded by the coding sequence ATGTCGTCTTTGGGAGTGGATATTGAAGAGGTGCAAAGGTTTAAAACTCTGATTCGAAACTCCCGGTTTATGGAGAGAGTTTACACCCCTCAGGAGCGGGCCTACTGCCGGTCCAAGAAAAATAAGCTGGAGCATTATGCGGTTCGTTTCGCCGCCAAAGAAGCGGTGTGGAAAGCCTTGAGCGATCAGTTGATAAAAATGAAGGTGGTCTTGGGGCACCGGGATATCGGTGTGGAAAATGACACTTCTGGGAAGCCGCGGGCCCGCCTGCCTAAAAAGTTGTCCAAACTTGAAAAGAAAATTTCTCTTTCCCTTTCTCACACACGCTCGACGGTCGTTGCCGTGGCCTTGTTCCAAAACAAGTGA